The Alkalihalobacillus sp. TS-13 genomic interval GCACCTTCAATCGCAGCGTTGACTTCCTGTGTCATCAGTTTTCTGAATCGCTGATACTCATCGTTTTTCTTAAGCTGCACGTTCGTAGCGACGCCAGAAATCCCTTCAATATCGGCTGAAATGAAAATTTTCATAGCTTTCTCCCCTTTTAAAAATGGAATGTTGTTTCCTCAGAACAATCCTGGATAAATTCAAATAGAATACGTTTGACTGCTTCAAGGTCATTCAAATCGATCACTTCCACAGGAGAATGTGCATTTCTTGACGGAATAGACAACACGCCAGTCGGAACACCCTTATTAGCTAAGGTGACCGCCCCAGCATCTGTTCCAATTCCAGTGAAAATCTCAAGCTGATGAGGGATCGAGTGCTCTTTTGCCAATTCGACAAGCTTGTCTTTGACTGCTGGATGGGCGATCAAACTGGCATCCATAATCTTTATGCCGGCTCCTTCACCAAGCTTGAGACTATCATCCATCACATCTTCAGGCGTATCACTTACTGCAGTCGTATCAAGTGCAATCGCGAAATCGAAATCCAATTCGGATAACGCCACCTTTGCTCCTCTCAAACCAACTTCCTCTTGGACTGTAAAGAGTGCAATCAATTCACCAGCAAAATCACGAGTTTGCAAGGCTTCTAGAAGTTGAAGCAAAACCACACATCCTGCCCTGTCATCGAATCCCTTTCCTACGACTTTCCCAGTCTTTTCAGAACCAAGGTGTTCGAGGGTAGATGCCCAAGTGATTGGGTCTCCTACTTCAATTCCAAGCCTAGAAACTTCCTGTGGTGATCTTGCCCCGACATCTATGTAAAGCTGGCGGAAGTCTCTTACTCTATCAGGATTATCAAACTTCTTATAATGGGCAGAAATCTAATGGGCAGAAATCGTCCCGATCACTCCTAGACATGGACCACTTTTTGTCCTCACTGTGACTTTTTGAGCCAATAGGATCCGGTCATCATGTCCGCCAAGCTTCTCGAAACGAATCAGCCCATTCGACTCAATCTTTTTTACGATAAAACCTACTTCATCCATATGGGCGGTCACCAACACCCTCGGTCCAGGATTTCTGCCTTTTAGCCGCGCAGTGACATTCCCTATTGGGTCTACATGGACTTGATTGCAAAATTCAGCAACTTTTTCCTTAATGAATGCTGTCAAAGGCTGTTCATAACCACAAGGACCTGAAAGCTCCGTTAACTTTCTCAACGTTTCTAACATGATTCACCCCTTCTGTCATATTCAGATTCTTCTGAATATTGTTGGTAAAAGAAGCCACCTTTGGGCTCCTAAATGTACTCGAATGTGTTTTTATGGACATCCATCTGGATCAGGACATTCGTCGATGTAATGCTAGGAATCCGATGGACTTTCTTGATCGTCTCTGTCAATTCCTCATAGTCCCGCACATTCATTTGAGCGAGTAACTGATAATCTCCTGAAGTAGTTGTGATATAGCGCATCACCCGGATATCTTGAAGTTCTTTGATAACTTGGTCGATATTTTGCGGTACCACCTTTATTTGTACGATCGCAGCCATTTTGATTCCTAGCGAGATTGGATTGACGACTCCGACAACCTCGATGATATCGTTGTCAATCATATTGTTATACCGTGTACGGACTGTCTTTTCTGTCACATCAAGGTTGTTTGCAATCTCGGCGAATGACATACGTCCGTTTTTTGAGAGAAATTTAATGATCTTTTTATCCAGATCATCAATCAACTCTTTTTCAGGTATCGAACCCATTAACTATTACTCCTTTCAGTACAATATTCATAGATCAATTGCTTAAATAGGACTAAAGTTCAATATTATTTACTGTTTACAATACAATTTTTATAGATTACTATTAAAAAAAGTAATTTTTAAACAGTATAAATTTTCAGTTTTCTTTTCGCAAGTGTTTTTTCAAATATTTATCAAAAAAGAATGGAAGGTGTAGAAAGATGTTACTTATTGAAAACGCAACCATCATTATTGGGACAGGCGAAGTCATCAATGACGGGAAAATCTTGATAAAAGGAAAGAAAATTGAAAAGATCGGTCATTTCACATATGAAAACGACGATGTAAAAATCATGGATGCGAATGATAAGGTAATAAGTCCCGGGCTTATAGATGTACATACACACTTAGGCGTCCATGAAGAAGGGATTGGAAACATCGGACATGATTTCAATGAGACGAGTGATCCGATCACTCCAGAGGTACGGGCGATCGATGGAATCAACCCGAGAGAAAAAGGGTTTGAAGATGCAAGAAAAGCAGGTGTCACCACTGTCCAGGTTCTACCAGGCAGCGCCAACGTCATAGGTGGAGAAATGGTCACCCTGAAAACCGCGGGTACAATTGTCGATGAAATGGTGATCCGTAATCCTTCTGGTATGAAAGCTGCATTCGGTGAAAATCCCAAACGCTTGCATGGCACCAAAGGAAAGGCACCCATCACTAGGATGGGCATCGCCGCCTTATTTCGCAAAGAAATGCGCAAAGCCCAGCAATACTTAGAGAAAAAAGAGAACGGAAAAAAACCCGACTTTGATCTAGGACTCGAAAATCTATGTAAAGTACTTCAAAAAGAAATCCCGTTACGCGCTCATGCCCATCGTGCAGATGATATCGTCACCTTGCTCAGGCTTGCCAAAGAATTCGATATTGAGATTACGATCGAACATTGTACAGAAGGCCACCATATTGCAGAATATGTCGCTTCGCACGGATTTCATGTATCAGCTGGGCCGACCATGTCAACGCGGTCTAAAATCGAACTTTCCGAAAAAGGGTGGCACACTCCGAAAGTACTAGCTGAAGCCGGTGTCTCCGTTTCGATTACGACCGATCACCCCGTTGTCGGAATCGAATACCTCCTTTCCAGTGTGGCGAACGCAATAAAATTCGGACTAAATGAAACTGAAGCATGGAGGTCGATTACGCTTACAGCAGCACAGCATCTGGGTATAGAAGATCGAGTCGGTTCGTTGGAGGAAGGAAAAGACGCAGATTTAGTTATCTGGAGTGGAGATCCATTTGATCTAAGAAACAGTGTGGAAACCACGATCATCAATGGGGAAATTGTGTATAACAAAGAGTAATAGAAAAGGAGTCTGGATATTCCTCCAGACTCCTAATGTTTATGTATAAATGGTATTAGTGCAGTAAATAGGGTTGAAACTTCGCTTGCATGAGGATGCTCCATGATGAAAAGGCAGGGATCAACTTCGATAACACGATAGCCTTTTTGCACTCCTCATTATGAAAGTTCACTTCGAGCTCCTCGACGATTTCAATGATTGAGCCGAACAGCTGAACTTCTTGTAAAATCACGTCTTTCCCAAAGGCTTCGACTAACGTCTGGTTCGCCATTTCGAATTGAGAAAAGGCGAGAAATACATCTCCAAGCACACGATCACCAGCTTCAAAATGACCTAGCTTATATTTTGCCTGAATATGTTCAAAACCCTCTTCAACAATTGCAAGTAAATCCACATACTGCCTGATGATTTCATAATGTTTCTGATCAATTGCTAACATTCCGACCTACTTCCTCTTATCAAAGAACATCCCGTCTGCGCTGTTTCCTTGATAAGGATTTGCATATTTCGTATTGTTCGTCCGTTTCATCCTGATTTTCATGAGCTGCCCTTTGATTTCCTGCATCTGATTGTCCAGATAAGGCTGGATCAGCTTGTTGATTTCCACAAGCTGTTTTCCCAGCTCTTTTTCCTTAGAAGAGTAGTCCCCCGTCAGCCGTTCAATCAATTTTTGCCGATAATCGATATACTCGTTCAGCTCTTCGAAATAATGATCCGGCTTTTCTTCAGGTAGCCCCTTTTTCACATGATCATAAAGCTTTTCGGTGTGTTCCAACAACTCCTGCACCGCACTCATTACGCTTGGCCCCCTGCCCCATAACTCGCTTTTCGATTTTGCTGGATGACTTGTTTCCAGGTATCCCGAAACTCCACTGTCAAACCTTCGACTTCTTCAATGATCGCCACGTCACTTTTAACGTTCGCATCGATCAAACGGCGATTCATATAATCATAAAGCTGCATCATCTGCTTCCCGACAGGAACATCCGTGTTCAACGTCACCATCAGCTCCTGGATGATCTTTTGCGCTTTTAAAAGGTTTGTGTTTTTCTCTTCTACTTTACCGGCTTCAATTGCTACCTTTGCCTGTTTTAAAAATTTCAAGCACCCGTTATAAAGCATTAACGTCAATTCACCTGGAGACGCCGTTCCGACTGAGTTCTGTTGGTACGTTTGGTATGCATTGTTCAAAGACATGGTCAATCAAACAACTCCTTAGAAGTTTTCACGGCCTACATGCCGCCGCCAAATTGATTCATCAAAAACATAGACTGCTGGTTCATCCGGCTAATCGCTTTTTCCATCGCCGTAAACTGACGCCAGTAACGATCCTCGATACCGACCAATTTCCGTTCAAAATTGTCAATCCGCGAGTCGAGATCGTTCAAGTTACGGCCCATTGTGAACTGCTGGTTTGTTTTTAAAGCGTTCCCAGCTTTTGATTCAATCTTATCCATAGTGTCTGCAATGGATTCACGAAGCCTGCGTGCAATTCCTTGTTCACTTGTCGTCGTTCCTTTACTCATGAACAATTCGTATACTGCATTCGGATCGTCCTTGATCGCTTTTTTGAGCTTATCCGGGTCGATAATCAGTTTCCCACCATCCCGGTAATTGCTCGAAGTCGTAATCCCGATTTGCGCGAGCTGATTATAGTCAGACGACACATTCGCTCCAGTAACTTGAGAGTAAAGCCCTGAACGCATGGAGTTCAATCCGCCTGATAAAATCGTGTCGCCCCGGAGCATCCCGCTCTTCGCCTTCTCTTCCCATAGTT includes:
- a CDS encoding Lrp/AsnC family transcriptional regulator, with the translated sequence MGSIPEKELIDDLDKKIIKFLSKNGRMSFAEIANNLDVTEKTVRTRYNNMIDNDIIEVVGVVNPISLGIKMAAIVQIKVVPQNIDQVIKELQDIRVMRYITTTSGDYQLLAQMNVRDYEELTETIKKVHRIPSITSTNVLIQMDVHKNTFEYI
- a CDS encoding amidohydrolase, translated to MLLIENATIIIGTGEVINDGKILIKGKKIEKIGHFTYENDDVKIMDANDKVISPGLIDVHTHLGVHEEGIGNIGHDFNETSDPITPEVRAIDGINPREKGFEDARKAGVTTVQVLPGSANVIGGEMVTLKTAGTIVDEMVIRNPSGMKAAFGENPKRLHGTKGKAPITRMGIAALFRKEMRKAQQYLEKKENGKKPDFDLGLENLCKVLQKEIPLRAHAHRADDIVTLLRLAKEFDIEITIEHCTEGHHIAEYVASHGFHVSAGPTMSTRSKIELSEKGWHTPKVLAEAGVSVSITTDHPVVGIEYLLSSVANAIKFGLNETEAWRSITLTAAQHLGIEDRVGSLEEGKDADLVIWSGDPFDLRNSVETTIINGEIVYNKE
- the fliS gene encoding flagellar export chaperone FliS; its protein translation is MSLNNAYQTYQQNSVGTASPGELTLMLYNGCLKFLKQAKVAIEAGKVEEKNTNLLKAQKIIQELMVTLNTDVPVGKQMMQLYDYMNRRLIDANVKSDVAIIEEVEGLTVEFRDTWKQVIQQNRKASYGAGGQA